A genomic window from Salvia miltiorrhiza cultivar Shanhuang (shh) chromosome 5, IMPLAD_Smil_shh, whole genome shotgun sequence includes:
- the LOC130985677 gene encoding transcription factor MYB102-like: MGRAPCCDKNGLKKGPWTPEEDQKLMDYIQKNGYGNWRTLPKNAGLQRCGKSCRLRWTNYLRPDIKRGRFSFEEEETIIQLHSILGNKWSAIAGRLPGRTDNEIKNYWNTHIRKRLLRMGIDPVTHSPRLDLLDLLNSSLYAQQQPSNIIHFSRLLGMQPFINPELIRLASSFISSDRPNHASFQNQPITNCNNQVSPSPTTLANHNQDDQFLQYDAQNPAGFGDWHQNDGSVFDYADQLPNYGYYGSDQSVVDPAPSSETSTFQSNSSNNNFSFQSVLSNISTPSSSPTPLHSGSTYNMTAAAGSTEDERESYCSDMLKFELPAEILDVADFI, encoded by the exons ATGGGAAGAGCTCCTTGCTGTGACAAAAATGGCCTCAAAAAGGGGCCTTGGACTCCAGAAGAAGATCAGAAACTCATGGATTACATTCAGAAAAACGGTTACGGCAACTGGAGAACTCTTCCAAAGAATGCTG GTCTGCAAAGATGCGGGAAGAGTTGCCGACTGCGGTGGACCAACTACCTCCGGCCCGATATCAAGAGAGGAAGATTCTCCTTCGAGGAAGAAGAAACGATCATCCAACTGCACAGCATCCTCGGCAACAA ATGGTCCGCGATAGCTGGGCGACTTCCCGGCAGAACCGACAACGAGATCAAGAACTACTGGAACACTCACATTCGAAAGCGGCTGCTCCGAATGGGAATCGACCCCGTCACTCACAGCCCCCGCCTCGACCTCCTCGACCTCCTTAACTCCTCCCTCTACGCCCAACAACAACCCTCCAACATCATCCACTTCTCCAGATTACTAGGAATGCAGCCTTTCATCAATCCCGAATTAATAAGGTTGGCGTCTTCCTTCATCTCCTCCGACCGTCCAAACCACGCCTCCTTTCAAAACCAACCAATCACAAATTGCAACAATCAAGTTTCTCCATCTCCGACCACACTCGCTAATCACAATCAAGATGATCAGTTCCTTCAATACGACGCCCAGAATCCGGCCGGATTTGGGGACTGGCACCAAAATGACGGCTCGGTTTTTGATTATGCTGATCAGCTCCCCAACTATGGGTATTACGGTTCGGATCAGTCGGTGGTGGATCCGGCGCCGTCGTCGGAGACTTCGACCTTTCAGTCTAACAGTAGCAACAACAACTTCAGCTTCCAATCCGTTTTGTCCAACATCTCCACGCCCTCGTCGAGCCCCACGCCGTTGCATTCCGGTTCCACTTACAATATGACCGCCGCCGCCGGCAGCACCGAAGATGAGAGGGAGAGTTACTGCAGCGATATGTTGAAGTTTGAGCTTCCGGCGGAGATCTTGGATGTCGCCGATTTCATCTGA
- the LOC130985679 gene encoding uncharacterized protein LOC130985679 isoform X1: MSRCGRLFGKASSSLRTCQSGMNAHGSAYGAPLRLKICSSRYTLYFHYLFRSRRRAWGATCENGKGFCNSYSRRYSTSPARNTVAYHTRIVWKNMAKKSIQNAQTHLSIEKIAQAVSLGFSYSYMVVPSIFALVCGTHLAWAEEAAPTTNTVYDPRNTLYMHAQDTHSCVTGLIFSIFEGIFMLIRTFYLAVLFTPSISMAPFADSLGPHFRRLWLQVVHLTLERAGPAFIKWGQWAATRPDLFPKDLCTELSKLHMKAPQHNFAYTRKTIERAFGRKISEIFDDFEEEPVASGSIAQVHRASLRSRYPGHQIDPILVAVKVRHPGVGESIKRDFAIINVVAKISGFIPGLNWLRLDESVQQFAVFMMSQVDLAREAAHLSRFIYNFRMWKDVSFPKPIYPLVHPAVLVESFEHGESVSHYVDEYQGNERIKRSLAHIGTHALLKMLLVDNFVHADMHPGNILVRVARSNSSRKKLFKAKPHVIFLDVGMTAELSKNDQINLLDFFKAVACRDGRTAAECTLRLSRKQKCPNPEAFIQEVKESFDFWGTPEGDLVHPADCMHQLLEKVRRHRVNIDGNVCTVMVTILVLEGWQRKLDPGYDVMHTLQTLLLKSDWAQSLSYTIEGLMAP, encoded by the exons ATGTCAAG ATGTGGCAGATTGTTCGGGAAAGCATCATCGTCTCTCCGGACTTGTCAATCTGGCATGAATGCACATGGGTCAGCCTATGGAGCACCTCTCCGACTCAAGATATGTTCTTCTCGATACACATTGTACTTCCATTACTTGTTTCGCAGCAGAAGACGTGCTTGGGGTGCAACTTGTGAAAATGGAAAAGGTTTCTGTAATAGTTACTCAAGGAGGTATTCAACAAGTCCAGCTCGCAATACCGTAGCTTATCATACCCGGATTGTTTGGAAGAACATGGCAAAAAAGTCCATACAAAATGCCCAAACTCATCTCTCCATAGAGAAGATTGCTCAGGCTGTTAGCTTAGGCTTTAGCTATTCTTACATGGTTGTTCCGAGCATATTTGCTCTCGTGTGTGGGACCCATTTAGCATGGGCAGAGGAAGCTGCACCGACCACAAATACCGTCTACGATCCCAGGAATACTTTATACATGCATGCTCAAGACACCCACAGTTGTGTAACTGGATTAATATTCTCCATATTTGAAGGGATTTTCATGTTGATTAGAACTTTTTATTTGGCTGTTCTGTTTACTCCAAGCATCAGCATGGCACCGTTTGCAGATAGTTTGGGGCCCCATTTCAGGAGATTATGGCTTCAGGTTGTCCATCTAACTCTAGAAAGAGCTGGTCCAGCGTTTATTAAATGGGGCCAGTGGGCAGCCACACGACCTGATCTATTTCCTAAAGACTTGTGCACAGAGCTGTCAAAGCTTCACATGAAAGCACCCCAACACAATTTTGCCTATACAAGAAAGACAATTGAGAGAGCTTTTGGTCGTAAGATCTCTgaaatttttgatgattttgaggaAGAACCAGTTGCATCGGGGAGTATCGCTCAAGTCCATCGAGCTTCATTGAGATCCCGATACCCTGGTCATCAGATCGATCCGATTCTAGTTGCTGTTAAGGTGAGGCACCCGGGAGTTGGGGAATCCATAAAAAGGGATTTTGCGATCATTAATGTTGTAGCAAAGATTTCAGGATTTATTCCTGGCCTTAATTGGTTGAGATTAGATGAAAGTGTCCAACAGTTTGCAGTGTTCATGATGTCACAAGTTGATCTTGCTCGAGAAGCTGCCCACTTGAGCCGCTTCATATACAATTTTAGAATGTGGAAGGATGTTTCCTTCCCCAAACCTATATATCCTCTGGTACATCCAGCTGTTCTGGTAGAAAGTTTTGAACACGGAGAAAGTGTTTCACACTATGTTGACGAATACCAGGGGAATGAACGAATTAAAAGATCTCTTGCCCACATTGGAACCCATGCACTACTGAAAATGCTCCTG GTTGATAACTTTGTTCATGCTGACATGCATCCTGGAAACATCCTTGTTCGTGTTGCTCGGAGCAACTCGTCTCGCAAAAAGCTCTTTAAAGCGAAGCCTCATGTTATTTTCCTTGATGTGGGCATGACTGCTGAGCTTTCTAAAAATGACCAGATTAATTTACTGGATTTCTTTAAAGCTGTTGCTTGTAGAGATGGCCGAACTGCAGCAGAGTGCACACTGAGACTATCAAGGAAACAGAAATGCCCAAATCCAGAGGCCTTCATCCAG GAAGTGAAAGAGTCATTTGATTTTTGGGGTACCCCTGAAGGAGATTTGGTCCATCCTGCTGATTGTATGCACCAACTACTTGAGAAAGTTCGGCGGCATAGAGTTAATATTGATGGAAATGTTTGCACAGTGATGGTGACTATTTTAGTCCTTGAG GGTTGGCAACGGAAGCTTGATCCAGGTTATGATGTGATGCATACACTTCAAACACTCCTCCTGAAATCAGATTGGGCACAATCACTTTCTTATACAATAGAAGGACTAATGGCCCCATGA
- the LOC130985679 gene encoding uncharacterized protein LOC130985679 isoform X3, with product MSRLFGKASSSLRTCQSGMNAHGSAYGAPLRLKICSSRYTLYFHYLFRSRRRAWGATCENGKGFCNSYSRRYSTSPARNTVAYHTRIVWKNMAKKSIQNAQTHLSIEKIAQAVSLGFSYSYMVVPSIFALVCGTHLAWAEEAAPTTNTVYDPRNTLYMHAQDTHSCVTGLIFSIFEGIFMLIRTFYLAVLFTPSISMAPFADSLGPHFRRLWLQVVHLTLERAGPAFIKWGQWAATRPDLFPKDLCTELSKLHMKAPQHNFAYTRKTIERAFGRKISEIFDDFEEEPVASGSIAQVHRASLRSRYPGHQIDPILVAVKVRHPGVGESIKRDFAIINVVAKISGFIPGLNWLRLDESVQQFAVFMMSQVDLAREAAHLSRFIYNFRMWKDVSFPKPIYPLVHPAVLVESFEHGESVSHYVDEYQGNERIKRSLAHIGTHALLKMLLVDNFVHADMHPGNILVRVARSNSSRKKLFKAKPHVIFLDVGMTAELSKNDQINLLDFFKAVACRDGRTAAECTLRLSRKQKCPNPEAFIQEVKESFDFWGTPEGDLVHPADCMHQLLEKVRRHRVNIDGNVCTVMVTILVLEGWQRKLDPGYDVMHTLQTLLLKSDWAQSLSYTIEGLMAP from the exons ATGTCAAG ATTGTTCGGGAAAGCATCATCGTCTCTCCGGACTTGTCAATCTGGCATGAATGCACATGGGTCAGCCTATGGAGCACCTCTCCGACTCAAGATATGTTCTTCTCGATACACATTGTACTTCCATTACTTGTTTCGCAGCAGAAGACGTGCTTGGGGTGCAACTTGTGAAAATGGAAAAGGTTTCTGTAATAGTTACTCAAGGAGGTATTCAACAAGTCCAGCTCGCAATACCGTAGCTTATCATACCCGGATTGTTTGGAAGAACATGGCAAAAAAGTCCATACAAAATGCCCAAACTCATCTCTCCATAGAGAAGATTGCTCAGGCTGTTAGCTTAGGCTTTAGCTATTCTTACATGGTTGTTCCGAGCATATTTGCTCTCGTGTGTGGGACCCATTTAGCATGGGCAGAGGAAGCTGCACCGACCACAAATACCGTCTACGATCCCAGGAATACTTTATACATGCATGCTCAAGACACCCACAGTTGTGTAACTGGATTAATATTCTCCATATTTGAAGGGATTTTCATGTTGATTAGAACTTTTTATTTGGCTGTTCTGTTTACTCCAAGCATCAGCATGGCACCGTTTGCAGATAGTTTGGGGCCCCATTTCAGGAGATTATGGCTTCAGGTTGTCCATCTAACTCTAGAAAGAGCTGGTCCAGCGTTTATTAAATGGGGCCAGTGGGCAGCCACACGACCTGATCTATTTCCTAAAGACTTGTGCACAGAGCTGTCAAAGCTTCACATGAAAGCACCCCAACACAATTTTGCCTATACAAGAAAGACAATTGAGAGAGCTTTTGGTCGTAAGATCTCTgaaatttttgatgattttgaggaAGAACCAGTTGCATCGGGGAGTATCGCTCAAGTCCATCGAGCTTCATTGAGATCCCGATACCCTGGTCATCAGATCGATCCGATTCTAGTTGCTGTTAAGGTGAGGCACCCGGGAGTTGGGGAATCCATAAAAAGGGATTTTGCGATCATTAATGTTGTAGCAAAGATTTCAGGATTTATTCCTGGCCTTAATTGGTTGAGATTAGATGAAAGTGTCCAACAGTTTGCAGTGTTCATGATGTCACAAGTTGATCTTGCTCGAGAAGCTGCCCACTTGAGCCGCTTCATATACAATTTTAGAATGTGGAAGGATGTTTCCTTCCCCAAACCTATATATCCTCTGGTACATCCAGCTGTTCTGGTAGAAAGTTTTGAACACGGAGAAAGTGTTTCACACTATGTTGACGAATACCAGGGGAATGAACGAATTAAAAGATCTCTTGCCCACATTGGAACCCATGCACTACTGAAAATGCTCCTG GTTGATAACTTTGTTCATGCTGACATGCATCCTGGAAACATCCTTGTTCGTGTTGCTCGGAGCAACTCGTCTCGCAAAAAGCTCTTTAAAGCGAAGCCTCATGTTATTTTCCTTGATGTGGGCATGACTGCTGAGCTTTCTAAAAATGACCAGATTAATTTACTGGATTTCTTTAAAGCTGTTGCTTGTAGAGATGGCCGAACTGCAGCAGAGTGCACACTGAGACTATCAAGGAAACAGAAATGCCCAAATCCAGAGGCCTTCATCCAG GAAGTGAAAGAGTCATTTGATTTTTGGGGTACCCCTGAAGGAGATTTGGTCCATCCTGCTGATTGTATGCACCAACTACTTGAGAAAGTTCGGCGGCATAGAGTTAATATTGATGGAAATGTTTGCACAGTGATGGTGACTATTTTAGTCCTTGAG GGTTGGCAACGGAAGCTTGATCCAGGTTATGATGTGATGCATACACTTCAAACACTCCTCCTGAAATCAGATTGGGCACAATCACTTTCTTATACAATAGAAGGACTAATGGCCCCATGA
- the LOC130985679 gene encoding uncharacterized protein LOC130985679 isoform X2 has product MSRCGRLFGKASSSLRTCQSGMNAHGSAYGAPLRLKICSSRYTLYFHYLFRSRRRAWGATCENGKGFCNSYSRRYSTSPARNTVAYHTRIVWKNMAKKSIQNAQTHLSIEKIAQAVSLGFSYSYMVVPSIFALVCGTHLAWAEEAAPTTNTVYDPRNTLYMHAQDTHSCVTGLIFSIFEGIFMLIRTFYLAVLFTPSISMAPFADSLGPHFRRLWLQVVHLTLERAGPAFIKWGQWAATRPDLFPKDLCTELSKLHMKAPQHNFAYTRKTIERAFGRKISEIFDDFEEEPVASGSIAQVHRASLRSRYPGHQIDPILVAVKVRHPGVGESIKRDFAIINVVAKISGFIPGLNWLRLDESVQQFAVFMMSQVDLAREAAHLSRFIYNFRMWKDVSFPKPIYPLVHPAVLVESFEHGESVSHYVDEYQGNERIKRSLAHIGTHALLKMLLVDNFVHADMHPGNILVRVARSNSSRKKLFKAKPHVIFLDVGMTAELSKNDQINLLDFFKAVACRDGRTAAECTLRLSRKQKCPNPEAFIQEVKESFDFWGTPEGDLVHPADCMHQLLEKVRRHRVNIDGNVCTVMVTILVLEIIIKTWTCSSLFGLFGAPTDSESDQLCCFPNFRWKIFD; this is encoded by the exons ATGTCAAG ATGTGGCAGATTGTTCGGGAAAGCATCATCGTCTCTCCGGACTTGTCAATCTGGCATGAATGCACATGGGTCAGCCTATGGAGCACCTCTCCGACTCAAGATATGTTCTTCTCGATACACATTGTACTTCCATTACTTGTTTCGCAGCAGAAGACGTGCTTGGGGTGCAACTTGTGAAAATGGAAAAGGTTTCTGTAATAGTTACTCAAGGAGGTATTCAACAAGTCCAGCTCGCAATACCGTAGCTTATCATACCCGGATTGTTTGGAAGAACATGGCAAAAAAGTCCATACAAAATGCCCAAACTCATCTCTCCATAGAGAAGATTGCTCAGGCTGTTAGCTTAGGCTTTAGCTATTCTTACATGGTTGTTCCGAGCATATTTGCTCTCGTGTGTGGGACCCATTTAGCATGGGCAGAGGAAGCTGCACCGACCACAAATACCGTCTACGATCCCAGGAATACTTTATACATGCATGCTCAAGACACCCACAGTTGTGTAACTGGATTAATATTCTCCATATTTGAAGGGATTTTCATGTTGATTAGAACTTTTTATTTGGCTGTTCTGTTTACTCCAAGCATCAGCATGGCACCGTTTGCAGATAGTTTGGGGCCCCATTTCAGGAGATTATGGCTTCAGGTTGTCCATCTAACTCTAGAAAGAGCTGGTCCAGCGTTTATTAAATGGGGCCAGTGGGCAGCCACACGACCTGATCTATTTCCTAAAGACTTGTGCACAGAGCTGTCAAAGCTTCACATGAAAGCACCCCAACACAATTTTGCCTATACAAGAAAGACAATTGAGAGAGCTTTTGGTCGTAAGATCTCTgaaatttttgatgattttgaggaAGAACCAGTTGCATCGGGGAGTATCGCTCAAGTCCATCGAGCTTCATTGAGATCCCGATACCCTGGTCATCAGATCGATCCGATTCTAGTTGCTGTTAAGGTGAGGCACCCGGGAGTTGGGGAATCCATAAAAAGGGATTTTGCGATCATTAATGTTGTAGCAAAGATTTCAGGATTTATTCCTGGCCTTAATTGGTTGAGATTAGATGAAAGTGTCCAACAGTTTGCAGTGTTCATGATGTCACAAGTTGATCTTGCTCGAGAAGCTGCCCACTTGAGCCGCTTCATATACAATTTTAGAATGTGGAAGGATGTTTCCTTCCCCAAACCTATATATCCTCTGGTACATCCAGCTGTTCTGGTAGAAAGTTTTGAACACGGAGAAAGTGTTTCACACTATGTTGACGAATACCAGGGGAATGAACGAATTAAAAGATCTCTTGCCCACATTGGAACCCATGCACTACTGAAAATGCTCCTG GTTGATAACTTTGTTCATGCTGACATGCATCCTGGAAACATCCTTGTTCGTGTTGCTCGGAGCAACTCGTCTCGCAAAAAGCTCTTTAAAGCGAAGCCTCATGTTATTTTCCTTGATGTGGGCATGACTGCTGAGCTTTCTAAAAATGACCAGATTAATTTACTGGATTTCTTTAAAGCTGTTGCTTGTAGAGATGGCCGAACTGCAGCAGAGTGCACACTGAGACTATCAAGGAAACAGAAATGCCCAAATCCAGAGGCCTTCATCCAG GAAGTGAAAGAGTCATTTGATTTTTGGGGTACCCCTGAAGGAGATTTGGTCCATCCTGCTGATTGTATGCACCAACTACTTGAGAAAGTTCGGCGGCATAGAGTTAATATTGATGGAAATGTTTGCACAGTGATGGTGACTATTTTAGTCCTTGAG ATTATTATCAAGACCTGGACCTGCTCATCGCTCTTCGGATTATTTGGAGCGCCAACAGATTCAGAGTCAGACCAGCTTTGTTGCTTTCCAAATTTTAGATGGAAAATTTTTGATTAG
- the LOC130985678 gene encoding protein MOTHER of FT and TFL1-like: MRRASLDPLVVGRVVGDVLDIFVPTAELAVRYATQKISINGGKLKPSSAAERPKVRITGSPNNYYTLVMVDPDAPSPSEPAFREWLHWLVINIPEGSDASEGKELMAYMGPQPPIGIHRHVFAAFRQAGLMETVKGKPAERGLFNTRQFASENQLGLPVAAFYFNSQKQPAGNKTR, encoded by the exons ATGCGTAGGGCGTCGCTGGATCCGCTGGTGGTGGGCAGAGTAGTCGGGGATGTGCTCGACATCTTCGTTCCGACGGCGGAGCTGGCGGTGCGCTACGCCACTCAAAAGATCAGCATTAACGGCGGCAAGCTGAAGCCTTCCTCCGCTGCTGAAAGGCCTAAAGTCCGTATCACCGGCTCTCCAAATAACTACTACACTCTT GTCATGGTTGATCCTGATGCTCCTAGTCCGAGTGAACCCGCATTTAGAGAGTGGCTCCATTG GCTAGTCATAAATATTCCCGAGGGATCCGATGCCAGTGAAG GGAAGGAGCTAATGGCGTACATGGGGCCACAGCCGCCGATCGGGATCCATCGTCACGTATTTGCAGCATTCCGGCAGGCGGGGCTTATGGAGACGGTGAAAGGGAAGCCGGCGGAGCGAGGACTTTTCAATACGCGCCAGTTTGCGAGCGAGAATCAACTCGGTCTCCCCGTCGCTGCTTTCTATTTCAATTCTCAGAAACAACCTGCTGGAAACAAGACACGTTAA